One genomic segment of Stenotrophomonas sp. 704A1 includes these proteins:
- a CDS encoding carbohydrate ABC transporter permease has translation MSREIGQSRWHPWMINGALLVLALVSLAPLLWMLSVSFMPQGEATHFPPPLLPSSVTTHNYHELFARTGMGGNFANSLLVSLAITLGSLLLNTMAGYAFAKLNFVGRERLFQVLMAALVIPAQVAMLPLFLLMKQLGLVNSFGGVIVPALASVFGIFLVRQYARSIPDELLEAARIDGAGELRIFFQIVLPMLKPVLVTLAIFTFMGAWNDFMWPLIVLTDQEHYTLPVALATLSREHIMDVEMMMAGAVVTVVPVLALFLVLQRYYIQGLLLGSVKG, from the coding sequence ATGAGTCGTGAAATCGGCCAGTCGCGCTGGCACCCGTGGATGATCAACGGTGCGCTGCTGGTGCTGGCCCTGGTCAGCCTGGCGCCGCTGCTGTGGATGCTGTCGGTCTCGTTCATGCCGCAGGGCGAAGCCACCCATTTCCCGCCGCCGCTGCTGCCCTCGAGCGTCACCACGCACAATTACCACGAGCTGTTCGCTCGCACCGGGATGGGCGGCAACTTCGCCAACAGCCTGCTGGTGTCGCTGGCGATCACGCTGGGTTCGCTGCTGCTCAACACCATGGCCGGCTATGCGTTCGCCAAGCTGAACTTCGTCGGCCGCGAGCGCCTGTTCCAGGTCCTGATGGCGGCGCTGGTGATCCCGGCGCAGGTGGCGATGCTGCCGCTGTTCCTGCTGATGAAGCAGCTCGGCCTGGTCAACAGCTTCGGTGGCGTGATCGTGCCGGCGCTGGCCAGCGTGTTCGGCATCTTCCTGGTCCGCCAGTACGCGCGCTCGATTCCCGATGAGCTACTGGAAGCGGCGCGCATCGACGGGGCAGGGGAGCTGCGGATCTTCTTCCAGATCGTGCTGCCGATGCTCAAGCCGGTGCTGGTGACCCTGGCGATCTTCACCTTCATGGGCGCATGGAACGATTTCATGTGGCCATTGATCGTGTTGACCGACCAGGAGCACTACACTCTGCCGGTGGCGCTGGCCACCCTCTCGCGCGAACACATCATGGACGTGGAAATGATGATGGCCGGCGCGGTGGTCACCGTGGTCCCGGTGCTGGCGCTGTTCCTGGTGCTGCAGCGGTACTACATCCAAGGGTTGTTGCTGGGGAGCGTGAAGGGATGA
- a CDS encoding carbohydrate ABC transporter permease yields MKRTSLAGWIFAGPSLIVLGVFFGLPVASALALSVTDFDLYALADSSNLRFVGLGNYVDLLQTPMFWKSLWNTTYFVVIGVPLSIGVSLGAAMLLNAPAARFKALFRTALFAPVVTTLVAVAVIWRYLFHTSYGLVNYGLGHLGISPIDWLGDPNWAMPTIMLFAVWKNFGYNMVIFLAGLQAIPHDLYEAARIDGASRWKQFLHITLPMLGPVLLVVGVITVSGYFQLFAEPYVMTRGDPLQSTVSVLYFMFEEGFKWWNLGRASAVAFLLFLIILAVTTVMLRFGRKRQLV; encoded by the coding sequence ATGAAACGTACCTCGCTTGCCGGCTGGATCTTCGCCGGCCCCTCGCTGATCGTGCTGGGCGTGTTCTTCGGCCTGCCGGTGGCCTCGGCGCTGGCGCTGAGCGTGACCGATTTCGACCTGTACGCCCTGGCCGACAGCAGCAACCTGCGTTTCGTCGGCCTGGGCAACTATGTCGATCTGCTGCAGACCCCGATGTTCTGGAAGTCGCTGTGGAACACCACCTATTTCGTGGTGATCGGCGTGCCGCTGTCGATCGGCGTTTCGCTGGGCGCGGCGATGCTGCTCAACGCACCGGCCGCGCGCTTCAAGGCCCTGTTCCGCACCGCGCTGTTCGCACCGGTGGTGACCACCCTGGTCGCCGTCGCGGTGATCTGGCGGTACCTATTCCATACCAGCTACGGCCTGGTGAACTACGGCCTGGGCCACCTGGGCATCAGCCCGATCGACTGGCTGGGCGACCCGAACTGGGCGATGCCCACCATCATGCTGTTCGCGGTGTGGAAGAACTTCGGCTACAACATGGTGATCTTCCTGGCCGGCCTGCAGGCGATTCCGCATGACCTGTACGAGGCCGCGCGCATCGATGGCGCCTCGCGCTGGAAGCAGTTCCTGCACATCACCCTGCCGATGCTGGGCCCGGTCCTGCTGGTGGTCGGGGTGATCACCGTGTCCGGTTACTTCCAGCTGTTCGCCGAACCGTACGTGATGACCCGCGGCGACCCCCTGCAGAGCACCGTCAGCGTGCTGTACTTCATGTTCGAGGAAGGCTTCAAGTGGTGGAACCTGGGACGCGCCTCGGCCGTGGCGTTCCTGCTGTTCCTGATCATCCTGGCGGTGACCACCGTGATGCTGCGTTTCGGCCGCAAGAGGCAGTTGGTATGA
- a CDS encoding sugar ABC transporter substrate-binding protein, with protein MAGCTRQEQGTTTVRFWAMGREAEVVSELIHEFEAENPGIKVDVQNIPWTAAHEKLLTAFAADGLPDVCQLGNTWVPEFAELDALTPLQPFVQRSAVVDPEDYFQGIWDTNVIHDQLVGVPWYVDTRLIYYRKDLLAKAGYDHPPRTWAEWEEQMAAIKRMQGPNRYAVLMPINEFEQQLSLALQQPDPLLRDDDTRGNFSSPGFRRTLGFYANMFEKGWAPKMSETQISNVWDEFFRGFNVFYISGPWNIREFKKLQPRELEGQWGTAALPGPDGPGAGIAGGTSLVIFRRSQQKEASWKLIEFLSRPQIQARFHSIIGDLPPRRSTWNAPSLANDPLAAAFRDQLERVKPTPKVLEWERIVQEMRIVTEQVVRGGLPQDKAVAELDQRVDKVLAKRRWMHEQQRLQRSAPPSGTTSAVAAGSPQ; from the coding sequence ATGGCCGGCTGCACGCGCCAGGAGCAGGGCACCACCACCGTGCGCTTCTGGGCCATGGGCCGCGAAGCCGAGGTGGTGAGCGAACTGATCCACGAATTCGAGGCGGAGAACCCCGGCATCAAGGTCGATGTGCAGAACATCCCCTGGACCGCCGCGCATGAGAAGCTGCTGACCGCCTTCGCTGCCGATGGCCTGCCCGACGTATGCCAGCTGGGCAACACCTGGGTGCCCGAGTTCGCCGAGCTGGATGCGCTGACGCCGCTGCAGCCGTTCGTGCAGCGCTCGGCCGTGGTCGATCCGGAGGACTATTTCCAGGGCATCTGGGATACCAACGTGATCCACGACCAGCTGGTGGGCGTGCCCTGGTATGTCGATACCCGCCTGATCTACTACCGCAAGGACCTGCTGGCCAAGGCCGGCTACGACCATCCGCCGCGGACCTGGGCCGAGTGGGAAGAGCAGATGGCGGCGATCAAGCGCATGCAGGGACCCAACCGCTATGCCGTGCTGATGCCGATCAATGAATTCGAGCAGCAGCTGTCGCTGGCCCTGCAGCAGCCCGACCCGCTGCTGCGCGACGACGACACCCGCGGCAATTTCTCCAGCCCGGGTTTCCGCCGCACGCTGGGTTTCTACGCCAACATGTTCGAGAAGGGCTGGGCGCCGAAGATGTCCGAGACCCAGATCTCCAACGTCTGGGATGAATTCTTCCGCGGCTTCAACGTGTTCTACATCTCCGGCCCGTGGAACATCCGCGAGTTCAAGAAGCTGCAGCCCAGGGAGCTGGAAGGCCAGTGGGGCACGGCCGCACTGCCGGGCCCGGATGGCCCCGGGGCCGGCATCGCCGGCGGCACCAGCCTGGTGATCTTCCGCAGGTCGCAGCAGAAGGAAGCGTCGTGGAAGCTGATCGAGTTCCTGTCGCGGCCGCAGATCCAGGCCCGCTTCCATTCGATCATCGGTGACCTGCCGCCACGCCGCAGCACCTGGAACGCGCCGTCGCTGGCCAATGATCCGCTTGCCGCCGCGTTCCGCGATCAGCTGGAGCGGGTGAAGCCGACGCCGAAGGTGCTGGAGTGGGAGCGCATCGTGCAGGAAATGCGCATCGTCACCGAACAGGTCGTGCGCGGTGGCCTGCCGCAGGACAAGGCCGTGGCCGAGCTGGACCAGCGCGTGGACAAGGTGCTGGCCAAGCGCCGCTGGATGCATGAACAACAACGCCTGCAACGCAGCGCCCCGCCGTCGGGTACGACCAGTGCGGTGGCCGCCGGGAGCCCGCAATGA
- a CDS encoding glucoamylase family protein, which yields MQARHLLTAAAMTLAIAACKPAQQEPAKPRPPVILIEADAPPRPMKPELPPLFDDIERRTFQFFWDTTNEINGLTPDRYPSRPFASIASVGFALTAYPIGIENGWVSRNQAIDRTLTTLKFFRDVPMGPQRTGKAGYKGFYYHFLDMQEGRRYDSWVELSSVDTALLMMGVLFAQSYYDGDDPREKEIRQIADTLYRKVDWPWLQQRAPLISMGWFPESGFIDHDWMGYNEAMMVYILALGSPSHPVSPDAWTVWTRTYDNDWGVYQGQEYLSFGPLFGHQYSHVWIDFRDIQDAYMRERGSTYFLNSRSAALAQREYAIANPMNWKEYGENVWGLTASDGPQNTTQEYRGEQRQFRHYSSRGAGLRENFDDGTIAPTAAISSVVFAPEEVIPATLEMHKRYGDYIYSSYGFLDSFNPSFNYDIPIKTGRVVPDRGWVASDYIAIDQGPILTMIANYRNDFVWEVMKKNPYIRKGLERAGFSGGWLAPEGEFQPLLLQKDEKAAAARAVGIAESRAAAAQEQKNNANRNTGQGK from the coding sequence ATGCAGGCACGCCACCTGTTGACCGCCGCTGCGATGACCCTGGCCATCGCTGCCTGCAAACCGGCCCAGCAGGAACCCGCCAAGCCGCGCCCACCGGTGATCCTGATCGAGGCCGATGCCCCGCCACGGCCGATGAAGCCGGAGCTGCCGCCGCTGTTCGATGACATCGAGCGCCGCACCTTCCAGTTCTTCTGGGATACCACCAACGAGATCAACGGGCTGACCCCGGACCGCTATCCGTCGCGGCCGTTCGCCAGCATCGCTTCGGTGGGTTTCGCGCTGACCGCGTACCCGATCGGCATCGAGAACGGCTGGGTCAGCCGCAACCAGGCGATCGACCGGACCCTGACCACGCTGAAGTTCTTCCGCGACGTGCCGATGGGGCCGCAGCGCACCGGCAAGGCCGGCTACAAGGGTTTCTACTACCACTTCCTGGACATGCAGGAAGGCCGTCGCTACGACAGCTGGGTGGAACTGTCCTCGGTGGATACCGCGCTGCTGATGATGGGCGTGCTGTTCGCGCAGTCGTACTACGACGGCGACGATCCGCGCGAGAAGGAGATCCGGCAGATCGCCGACACCCTGTACAGAAAGGTCGACTGGCCGTGGCTGCAGCAGCGTGCGCCGCTGATCTCGATGGGCTGGTTCCCCGAGAGCGGCTTCATCGATCACGACTGGATGGGCTACAACGAGGCGATGATGGTCTACATCCTCGCCCTGGGCTCGCCCAGCCACCCGGTCAGCCCGGACGCGTGGACGGTGTGGACGCGGACCTACGACAACGACTGGGGCGTCTACCAGGGCCAGGAATACCTGTCCTTCGGGCCGCTGTTCGGTCATCAGTACAGCCACGTCTGGATCGACTTCCGCGACATCCAGGACGCGTACATGCGCGAGCGCGGCAGCACCTACTTCCTCAACAGCCGTTCGGCCGCGCTGGCGCAGCGCGAGTACGCCATCGCCAACCCGATGAACTGGAAGGAGTACGGCGAGAACGTGTGGGGCCTGACCGCCAGCGACGGGCCGCAGAACACCACCCAGGAATACCGCGGCGAGCAGCGCCAGTTCCGCCATTACTCCTCGCGCGGTGCCGGCCTGCGCGAGAACTTCGATGACGGCACCATCGCCCCGACCGCAGCGATCTCCTCGGTGGTGTTCGCCCCGGAGGAAGTGATCCCGGCCACGCTGGAGATGCACAAGCGCTATGGCGACTACATCTATTCCAGCTACGGCTTCCTGGATTCGTTCAATCCCAGCTTCAACTACGACATTCCGATCAAGACCGGCCGCGTGGTGCCGGATCGCGGCTGGGTCGCCAGCGATTACATCGCCATCGACCAGGGCCCGATCCTGACCATGATCGCCAACTACCGGAATGATTTCGTCTGGGAAGTGATGAAGAAGAACCCGTACATCCGCAAGGGCCTGGAACGCGCCGGCTTCAGCGGTGGCTGGCTGGCGCCGGAGGGCGAGTTTCAGCCGCTGCTGCTGCAGAAGGATGAGAAGGCCGCTGCCGCGCGCGCGGTCGGCATCGCCGAATCACGCGCCGCCGCTGCGCAGGAACAGAAAAACAATGCCAACCGCAACACCGGCCAGGGGAAGTAA
- a CDS encoding TonB-dependent receptor translates to MMHSTIRMPARRLLSTALVSCLMLAAAPNVMAQSANASLRGQVAGAQAGSEVTATNVATGTVRRGSVRADGSYSLMGLDPGTYNVVANGQTQKVTVTVASTATLNFSEAAAGGGGSTAATNLDTVNVVAPTLLQEVRTSEVGKTVSLQQIQTTPQVSRNFLEFADAVPGLIFTRDAKGNTSLRGGATNADGTNVYIDGVGQKSYVKGGGVAGQSGSAGNPFPQLAIGEYKVISGNYKAEYGQVSSAAVTAATKSGTNEFKGEAFYRYTDEDMRAKTPAERQGGKEKMVSAEKEYGFALGGPIIQDKAHFFVTYEAKRFDLPVTIAPDGAVTGAAGLLPPAGAAGLGPASQPFQQDLIFGKIDFEPTDNDRIELTFQDRDETQSQFSGQTSPEAGREVVNTDRRYALRWNHSGERYYNELMVTHEDSFNNPTPLTLANGITYTAPDGTEDRTIVKIGGASALDSQVKGQKGWSIEDNLTLDGIQWAGDHTIKMGVKYKQIDLYASDAAQINPTFTYTLGDPDFGSDIPYKAQFVKPVTGVSGVSGEVRSKSKQYGVFIQDDWQVNDHLQINLGLRWDYEKTPSYLDFVTPQQVVDAIYSQDPRAAAGQTYADSLALGGLDISDYISNGHNRKAFKDAWQPRLGFSYDINADEQHVIHGGAGRSYDRDLFDNLQLETTKLALPQPTIYFRNPATGTCINGQAACYDWNPNLLNGIGNLQALVGATSNAGLEVDLLNNKLKAPYSDQFSLGMSNQIGDWLTDATIARTLSYDGFAFTLGNRYPTGQFFDDPRLCGGTDPGLSQAWSCNVPGFGSLIIGQQGIKTRATQVLLSAQKPFTKESGWGTSIAYTWTTARHNRDINEKYAFDRGLISDYPTIRSNGAPRHRLVVTGSYAGFWGITFGGKITLATPTAVNDWYPVPQASGYTLPTPQAAVPNANGKFLVGGKIFGYRSVDLQATKTFKMAGDTELYARIDIINVFNFDNFSTYNYVKTNGKLQASYNETGDIIGTPRQVKAEVGFRF, encoded by the coding sequence ATGATGCATTCCACTATCCGCATGCCGGCTCGCCGGCTGCTGAGCACCGCACTGGTCAGCTGCCTGATGCTGGCCGCCGCTCCGAACGTCATGGCGCAGTCGGCCAACGCCAGCCTTCGCGGCCAGGTGGCTGGCGCTCAGGCCGGCTCGGAAGTCACCGCCACCAACGTGGCCACCGGCACCGTGCGCCGTGGCAGCGTGCGTGCCGACGGCAGCTACTCGCTGATGGGCCTGGATCCGGGCACCTACAACGTGGTCGCCAACGGTCAGACCCAGAAGGTCACCGTCACCGTGGCCTCCACCGCGACGCTGAACTTCAGCGAGGCCGCTGCCGGCGGCGGCGGCTCCACGGCGGCCACCAATCTGGATACGGTCAACGTCGTTGCGCCGACCCTGCTGCAGGAAGTGCGTACCTCGGAAGTCGGCAAGACCGTCAGCCTGCAGCAGATCCAGACCACCCCGCAGGTGTCGCGCAACTTCCTGGAGTTCGCAGATGCGGTGCCGGGCCTGATCTTCACCCGTGACGCCAAGGGCAACACCTCGCTGCGCGGCGGTGCCACCAATGCCGACGGCACCAACGTCTACATCGACGGCGTGGGCCAGAAGAGCTACGTCAAGGGCGGCGGCGTGGCCGGCCAGTCCGGCAGCGCCGGCAACCCGTTCCCGCAGCTGGCCATCGGCGAATACAAGGTCATCAGCGGCAACTACAAGGCCGAGTACGGCCAGGTCTCCAGTGCCGCGGTGACCGCTGCGACCAAGTCCGGTACCAATGAATTCAAGGGTGAGGCGTTCTACCGCTACACCGACGAGGACATGCGCGCCAAGACCCCGGCCGAGCGCCAGGGCGGCAAGGAGAAGATGGTCTCGGCCGAGAAGGAATACGGCTTCGCCCTGGGCGGCCCGATCATCCAGGACAAGGCCCACTTCTTCGTGACCTACGAAGCCAAGCGCTTCGACCTGCCGGTCACCATCGCACCGGACGGCGCGGTTACCGGCGCTGCCGGCCTGCTGCCGCCGGCCGGCGCCGCCGGCCTCGGCCCGGCCAGCCAGCCGTTCCAGCAGGACCTGATCTTCGGCAAGATCGACTTCGAGCCGACCGACAACGATCGCATCGAGCTGACCTTCCAGGACCGCGACGAGACCCAGTCGCAGTTCAGTGGCCAGACCTCGCCGGAAGCCGGCCGTGAAGTGGTCAACACCGACCGCCGTTACGCCCTGCGCTGGAACCACAGCGGCGAGCGTTACTACAACGAGTTGATGGTCACCCACGAAGATTCGTTCAACAACCCGACCCCGCTGACCCTGGCCAACGGCATCACCTACACCGCACCGGACGGCACCGAAGACCGCACCATCGTGAAGATCGGTGGCGCCTCGGCACTGGACTCGCAGGTGAAGGGCCAGAAGGGCTGGTCGATCGAAGACAACCTGACCCTGGACGGCATCCAGTGGGCCGGCGACCACACCATCAAGATGGGTGTGAAGTACAAGCAGATCGACCTGTACGCCTCCGACGCGGCGCAGATCAACCCGACCTTCACCTACACCCTGGGCGACCCGGATTTCGGCTCCGACATTCCGTACAAGGCGCAGTTCGTCAAGCCGGTGACCGGCGTGTCGGGCGTGTCCGGTGAAGTGCGTTCGAAGTCCAAGCAGTACGGTGTGTTCATCCAGGACGACTGGCAGGTCAACGATCACCTGCAGATCAACCTCGGCCTGCGCTGGGACTACGAAAAGACCCCGTCGTACCTGGACTTCGTGACCCCGCAGCAGGTGGTGGACGCGATCTACTCGCAGGATCCGCGCGCTGCCGCCGGCCAGACCTACGCCGATTCGCTGGCACTGGGCGGCCTGGACATCAGCGACTACATCAGCAACGGCCACAACCGCAAGGCGTTCAAGGATGCCTGGCAGCCGCGCCTGGGCTTCTCGTATGACATCAATGCCGACGAGCAGCATGTGATCCACGGCGGTGCCGGTCGTTCCTACGACCGCGACCTGTTCGACAACCTGCAGCTGGAAACCACCAAGCTGGCGCTGCCGCAGCCGACCATCTACTTCCGCAACCCTGCCACCGGCACCTGCATCAACGGCCAGGCCGCCTGCTATGACTGGAACCCGAACCTGCTCAACGGCATCGGCAACCTGCAGGCGCTGGTCGGTGCGACCAGCAATGCCGGCCTGGAAGTCGACCTGCTGAACAACAAGCTGAAGGCGCCGTACTCGGATCAGTTCAGCCTGGGCATGAGCAACCAGATCGGTGACTGGCTGACCGACGCCACCATCGCCCGTACCCTCAGCTACGACGGCTTCGCCTTCACCCTGGGCAACCGCTACCCGACCGGCCAGTTCTTCGATGACCCGCGCCTGTGCGGCGGCACCGATCCGGGCCTGAGCCAGGCCTGGAGCTGCAACGTGCCGGGCTTCGGCAGCCTGATCATCGGCCAGCAGGGCATCAAGACCCGCGCCACCCAGGTCCTGCTGTCGGCGCAGAAGCCGTTCACCAAGGAAAGCGGCTGGGGTACCTCGATTGCCTACACCTGGACCACCGCGCGCCACAACCGCGACATCAACGAGAAGTACGCCTTCGACCGCGGCCTGATCAGCGACTACCCGACCATCCGTTCCAACGGCGCACCGCGCCACCGCCTGGTGGTCACCGGTTCGTATGCGGGCTTCTGGGGCATCACCTTCGGTGGCAAGATCACCCTGGCCACCCCGACTGCGGTCAACGACTGGTACCCGGTGCCGCAGGCCAGTGGCTACACCCTGCCGACCCCGCAGGCCGCCGTGCCCAACGCCAATGGCAAGTTCCTGGTGGGTGGCAAGATCTTCGGCTACCGTTCGGTGGACCTGCAGGCGACGAAGACGTTCAAGATGGCGGGCGACACCGAGCTGTACGCTCGAATCGACATCATCAACGTGTTCAACTTCGACAACTTCTCCACCTACAACTACGTCAAGACCAACGGCAAGCTGCAGGCCAGCTACAACGAGACCGGCGACATCATCGGTACCCCGCGCCAGGTCAAGGCCGAAGTGGGCTTCCGCTTCTAA
- a CDS encoding LacI family DNA-binding transcriptional regulator — MEGGFVNKAAITIKDVAREARVSVATVSRALNGHENVAEPVRQLVLEVAARLRYTPHAAARSLSSRRTNTVGVVLPDLYGEFFSELMRGIDNVARSRRQHLLVSSYHGDQEQQGAALRAMRGRVDGLLVLSPYAESPGFLTDNLPQALPTVLINTYLPGQDHPVLSIDDHAGAMAMTRHLLDAGHRRIAFISGPDLNFDARERLRGFRDALAAFGGSAEGIELPGDFDEASGHRAGQELLAAGTLPDAVFAANDMMALGCLYAFAQAGVHVPSDVALAGFDDIPLARFVHPSLTTMQVSIAELGDRAMSRLLQLMDGTSTEGAGDKQTLVPRLIVRDSTTPPSGH, encoded by the coding sequence GTGGAGGGCGGCTTCGTGAACAAGGCAGCCATCACAATCAAAGACGTCGCCCGTGAAGCCAGGGTCTCCGTGGCCACCGTTTCGCGCGCGCTCAACGGGCATGAAAATGTCGCCGAACCGGTCCGCCAGCTTGTGCTGGAAGTGGCCGCACGGCTGCGTTACACCCCGCACGCCGCCGCCCGCAGCCTGAGCAGCCGCCGCACCAATACGGTCGGCGTGGTGCTTCCGGACCTGTACGGCGAATTCTTCTCCGAGTTGATGCGTGGCATCGACAACGTCGCCCGCAGCCGTCGCCAGCACCTGCTGGTGTCCAGCTACCACGGCGACCAGGAACAGCAGGGCGCGGCCCTGCGTGCCATGCGCGGCCGGGTCGACGGCCTGCTGGTGCTTTCGCCTTATGCCGAGAGCCCCGGCTTCCTGACCGACAACCTGCCGCAGGCCCTGCCGACGGTCCTGATCAACACCTACCTGCCTGGCCAGGACCATCCGGTGTTGAGCATCGATGACCACGCCGGGGCGATGGCGATGACCCGCCATCTGCTGGATGCCGGCCACCGCCGCATCGCTTTCATTTCTGGCCCGGACCTCAACTTCGACGCGCGCGAGCGCCTGCGCGGCTTCCGTGATGCGCTGGCGGCTTTTGGCGGCAGCGCCGAGGGCATCGAGCTGCCCGGTGATTTCGACGAAGCTTCCGGCCATCGCGCCGGTCAGGAGTTGCTGGCAGCTGGCACGCTGCCCGATGCCGTGTTCGCCGCCAACGACATGATGGCCCTTGGGTGTCTGTATGCCTTCGCGCAGGCAGGTGTCCACGTTCCGTCCGATGTCGCCCTGGCCGGTTTCGATGACATTCCGCTGGCGCGTTTCGTCCACCCGTCGCTGACCACCATGCAGGTCAGCATCGCCGAGCTCGGCGATCGGGCGATGTCGCGCTTGTTGCAGTTGATGGACGGCACCTCCACGGAAGGGGCAGGGGACAAGCAGACCCTGGTCCCGCGCCTGATTGTTCGCGATTCCACCACTCCGCCATCGGGCCATTGA
- a CDS encoding BolA family protein, with protein sequence MNARRIEQIRDALQQALAPSVLDIEDDSHRHAGHAGARDGRGHFNVRVVSDRFTGLAPLARHRAVYAALGSLMDTDIHALSIDARTPSEQG encoded by the coding sequence ATGAACGCGCGGCGGATCGAGCAGATCCGTGATGCATTGCAGCAGGCGCTGGCCCCCAGCGTGCTGGACATCGAGGATGACAGCCATCGCCATGCCGGCCACGCCGGTGCACGCGATGGCCGCGGCCATTTCAACGTGCGGGTGGTCAGCGACCGCTTCACCGGACTGGCCCCGCTGGCCCGTCACCGTGCGGTCTACGCCGCGCTGGGGTCGCTGATGGATACCGATATCCACGCTCTGTCCATCGACGCAAGGACACCGTCAGAACAAGGCTGA
- a CDS encoding YciI family protein codes for MWYVIEGYDGQDVLAQRLQARPEHLARLTALRDEGRLLLAGPCPAIDSEDPGPAGFSGSVVIAGFDSLAAAQAWAEADPYVAAGVYARVQVRPFRKVLP; via the coding sequence GTGTGGTATGTGATTGAAGGGTATGACGGCCAGGATGTACTGGCGCAGCGGCTGCAGGCGCGGCCTGAACACCTGGCGCGGCTGACCGCGCTGCGCGATGAGGGCCGGCTGCTGCTGGCCGGGCCATGCCCGGCGATCGACAGTGAAGACCCCGGTCCGGCCGGTTTCAGCGGCTCGGTGGTGATTGCCGGCTTCGATTCGCTGGCGGCGGCCCAGGCCTGGGCCGAGGCCGACCCGTACGTGGCTGCCGGGGTCTACGCCCGGGTGCAGGTGCGTCCGTTCCGCAAGGTGCTGCCATGA
- a CDS encoding segregation and condensation protein A produces MTSELALDANPPTRPPAPQQQEMPLAVVHGQPVLQIPQDLYIPPDALEVILDAFEGPLDLLLYLIRRQNLDVLDIPVAEITRQYVEYITVMRELRFELAAEYLVMAAILAEVKSRMLLPRPPSVEGEEADPRAELVRRLQEYERFKQAAEDIDALPRQDRDTSLAHAFMPERAAVKLPPPVELKEMLMALHDVLKRAELFSGHAIKREALSVRQRMGEVLGRLEDGRFYRFESLFTAEEGKLGVLVTFLAVLELAKEQLLDLVQEEPLAPIYVKSLAAGNTNAPLQFSSEFDDNDAANENE; encoded by the coding sequence ATGACTTCCGAACTCGCGCTCGACGCGAACCCGCCAACCCGGCCGCCCGCCCCCCAGCAGCAGGAAATGCCGCTGGCCGTGGTGCATGGGCAACCGGTCCTGCAGATTCCGCAGGACCTGTACATCCCGCCGGATGCGCTGGAAGTCATCCTGGATGCCTTCGAAGGACCGCTGGACCTGCTGCTGTACCTGATCCGCCGGCAGAACCTGGATGTCCTGGACATTCCGGTGGCCGAGATTACCCGCCAGTACGTGGAATACATCACCGTGATGCGCGAGCTGCGCTTCGAGCTGGCGGCCGAGTACCTGGTGATGGCGGCGATCCTGGCCGAGGTGAAGTCGCGCATGCTGCTGCCGCGCCCCCCCAGCGTGGAGGGTGAGGAAGCCGATCCGCGTGCGGAGCTGGTGCGCCGGCTGCAGGAATACGAGCGGTTCAAGCAGGCCGCCGAGGACATCGATGCCCTGCCCCGGCAGGACCGCGATACCAGCCTGGCGCATGCCTTCATGCCCGAACGCGCTGCGGTGAAGCTGCCGCCGCCGGTCGAGCTGAAGGAAATGCTGATGGCCCTGCACGACGTGCTCAAGCGCGCCGAGCTGTTCAGTGGCCACGCGATCAAGCGCGAGGCACTGAGCGTGCGGCAGCGCATGGGAGAAGTGCTGGGACGGCTGGAAGATGGCCGGTTCTATCGTTTTGAGAGCCTGTTCACCGCCGAGGAAGGCAAGCTGGGCGTGCTGGTCACGTTTCTGGCGGTGCTGGAGCTGGCCAAGGAGCAGCTGCTGGACCTGGTCCAGGAAGAGCCGCTGGCGCCGATCTACGTGAAGTCCCTGGCTGCCGGCAATACCAATGCCCCGCTGCAGTTCAGCAGCGAGTTCGACGACAACGACGCCGCCAATGAAAACGAGTGA